A window from Elusimicrobiota bacterium encodes these proteins:
- a CDS encoding AAA family ATPase has protein sequence MNRKTPAPRPLLLLAALLLLCPSAAWTQAVVAPAPVNASLAPVVAAGNSGLLLPRITPGLGQHTFDFSASAALPGATPVLTAVQGPAVVTSAASAASVQPTALGPNLAAPSFLAGLLSRGLKIPATLSSRKDIQAFREAVSTLPQGGSRARLLAFADALEKHGGEKAVSVLFDEDGTRSAGERMPSAAAPKAQGVWAGLANAFKSKYALLKPVKALLPFVGEAAERKAEAGRLKAVPLPETLFSVAPEKLSWRPDADALPDGTAALSVSEVPAPGQEEALEAIRVGVAMPGNDYNVLVTGPEGSGRMTAVRRLLAGIAAERPTPPDVAALSATDDLRGRPVFLSLPPGTAPALEAAFTGFFEQLVKGLPGVVSGGETEEARLAAVKRLDAGNSARRAAFDEEVAKIQFGPKKAFGIEVEAEGDGITLYPTREGASLTDEQIEKIKTETPELWAKIEAEIDERGPGISDSYRDLALEEMKAKKALDAEIRALQEAAAARFVETLSAPMLAPLEAASSADAALAADTRHAVEELRRFFRQVASQYPRFMPSTQEGAPDVRPLYEYAFSVLSTHAPGSGAPVVFESMPSFPALFGYAEPKAPVGPDGQTRYGGADLLKFAGGSWLQASGGYLVLRLEDLLMHPDAWMGLVEALRFGRTNVVQSGDFLDGTQRMPKTAFQLPADVKVVLIGSPLLASILAENDESVGTFFRASARFESAVKAAAGTLAGYAQVFKDMVAAAGGELLELSRGALSEVLRYAAVRAERGGRVSTELSELRSLMKEASHAARTAGRPVVEQTDVAEVLRVRRGAGHMQKVFLEEYTSGIMLVATVGAVVGQVNGLAVVEAGDASFGSPMRMSATVSPGSGQFVSVDRDGEFTGGLFNKANGVVRSVLGRLLGGAPLPDFTVSIEQNYGPIDGDSATQAVTVAALSALSGVPLRQGRAVTGSADQFGNIQAVGGVREKVSGFFALAKARGLDGTQGVIIPVSNVSSLILDDEITAAMREGKFHIWAVEHVSQTVELLTGEAYSEVLLKARRRAAELAAQARS, from the coding sequence ATGAACAGGAAGACCCCGGCGCCCCGTCCCCTTCTCCTCCTTGCCGCCCTCCTCCTCCTCTGTCCCTCGGCCGCCTGGACCCAGGCCGTCGTCGCGCCGGCCCCGGTGAACGCGTCGCTCGCGCCCGTCGTCGCGGCCGGGAACTCCGGCCTGCTCCTCCCGCGGATCACGCCGGGGCTGGGCCAGCACACGTTTGATTTCTCCGCCAGTGCCGCGCTTCCGGGGGCGACGCCGGTCCTCACCGCGGTCCAGGGTCCCGCCGTCGTCACGTCCGCCGCCTCCGCGGCTTCCGTCCAGCCGACCGCCCTCGGTCCGAACCTCGCGGCGCCCTCCTTCCTCGCGGGGCTGCTGAGCCGAGGGCTCAAGATCCCGGCCACCCTGAGCTCCCGCAAGGACATCCAGGCCTTCCGCGAAGCCGTCTCGACCCTGCCGCAGGGGGGGAGCCGCGCGCGGCTGCTCGCGTTCGCGGACGCGCTGGAGAAGCACGGCGGAGAGAAGGCGGTCTCCGTCCTCTTCGACGAGGACGGGACGAGGTCCGCGGGCGAGCGGATGCCCTCGGCGGCTGCGCCGAAGGCGCAGGGCGTCTGGGCGGGACTCGCGAACGCTTTCAAGTCGAAGTACGCCCTCCTGAAGCCCGTGAAGGCCCTGCTGCCGTTCGTCGGCGAGGCCGCCGAGCGCAAAGCCGAGGCGGGGAGACTCAAGGCCGTGCCGCTGCCCGAGACGCTCTTCAGCGTCGCCCCCGAGAAGCTGAGCTGGCGGCCGGACGCGGACGCTCTCCCCGATGGGACGGCGGCGCTCTCCGTCTCCGAGGTCCCCGCTCCCGGGCAGGAGGAGGCGCTCGAAGCCATCCGGGTCGGCGTCGCCATGCCGGGCAACGACTACAACGTCCTGGTCACCGGACCGGAGGGCTCGGGCCGGATGACCGCCGTGCGCCGCCTCCTCGCAGGCATCGCCGCCGAGCGGCCGACTCCGCCGGACGTCGCCGCGCTGAGCGCCACCGACGATCTGAGAGGCCGCCCGGTCTTTCTGAGCCTGCCTCCGGGCACGGCGCCGGCGCTCGAGGCCGCGTTCACCGGCTTCTTCGAACAGCTCGTGAAGGGGCTCCCCGGCGTCGTGAGCGGAGGGGAGACGGAGGAGGCCCGGCTGGCGGCGGTCAAGCGCCTCGACGCGGGGAACTCCGCGCGCCGCGCCGCGTTCGACGAAGAGGTCGCGAAGATCCAGTTCGGGCCGAAGAAGGCCTTCGGCATCGAGGTCGAGGCGGAAGGCGACGGCATCACCCTCTACCCGACGCGCGAGGGCGCGTCGCTGACCGACGAGCAGATCGAGAAGATCAAGACGGAGACCCCCGAACTCTGGGCGAAGATCGAGGCGGAGATCGACGAGCGCGGCCCGGGGATCTCCGATTCCTACCGGGACCTGGCGCTGGAGGAGATGAAGGCGAAGAAGGCGCTGGACGCGGAGATCCGCGCCCTGCAGGAAGCCGCCGCCGCGCGGTTCGTGGAGACGCTCAGCGCGCCGATGCTCGCGCCTCTGGAGGCGGCCTCCTCCGCGGACGCCGCGCTCGCCGCCGACACCCGGCACGCGGTCGAGGAGCTCCGCCGCTTCTTCCGGCAGGTGGCGTCCCAGTATCCGCGGTTCATGCCCTCGACGCAGGAGGGGGCGCCCGATGTCCGGCCGCTCTACGAGTACGCGTTCTCCGTGCTCTCCACCCACGCGCCGGGCTCCGGCGCGCCCGTGGTCTTCGAGAGCATGCCGTCCTTCCCAGCGCTCTTCGGCTACGCGGAACCCAAGGCGCCGGTCGGCCCGGACGGGCAGACCCGCTACGGCGGCGCGGACCTTCTGAAGTTCGCGGGCGGCTCCTGGCTGCAGGCGAGCGGCGGCTACCTCGTCCTGCGGCTCGAGGACCTGCTCATGCACCCGGACGCCTGGATGGGCCTCGTCGAAGCGCTTCGCTTCGGGCGCACGAACGTCGTCCAGAGCGGGGACTTCCTCGACGGTACCCAGAGGATGCCGAAGACGGCGTTCCAGCTCCCGGCGGACGTGAAGGTGGTCCTCATCGGCTCGCCGCTGCTGGCGAGCATCCTGGCGGAGAACGACGAGAGCGTCGGGACGTTCTTCCGCGCCTCGGCCCGCTTCGAGTCCGCGGTGAAGGCCGCGGCGGGGACCCTCGCCGGCTACGCGCAGGTCTTCAAGGACATGGTCGCGGCCGCCGGAGGGGAGCTCCTCGAGCTCTCCAGGGGCGCCCTCTCCGAGGTCCTGCGCTACGCCGCGGTCCGCGCGGAGCGCGGCGGGCGCGTTTCGACGGAGCTGAGCGAGCTGCGCTCCCTCATGAAGGAGGCCTCGCATGCGGCCCGCACGGCGGGGCGTCCCGTCGTCGAGCAGACCGACGTCGCCGAGGTGCTGCGCGTGCGCCGCGGAGCGGGGCACATGCAGAAGGTCTTCCTCGAGGAGTACACGTCGGGGATCATGCTCGTGGCGACGGTCGGCGCGGTGGTCGGCCAGGTCAACGGTCTGGCGGTCGTAGAGGCCGGCGACGCGTCCTTCGGGTCTCCCATGCGCATGAGCGCGACGGTCTCGCCGGGTTCCGGACAGTTCGTCTCCGTCGACCGCGATGGGGAGTTCACCGGCGGGCTCTTCAACAAGGCCAACGGCGTGGTCCGCTCCGTGCTGGGCCGGCTCCTCGGGGGCGCGCCGCTGCCGGATTTCACGGTCTCCATCGAGCAGAACTACGGGCCCATCGACGGCGATTCCGCGACCCAGGCGGTCACCGTCGCGGCGCTCTCCGCTCTCTCCGGCGTGCCGCTGCGCCAGGGGCGCGCGGTGACGGGTTCCGCCGACCAGTTCGGCAACATCCAGGCCGTGGGCGGGGTCCGTGAGAAGGTCTCCGGCTTCTTCGCGCTCGCCAAGGCGCGGGGTCTCGACGGGACGCAGGGCGTGATCATCCCGGTCTCGAACGTGAGCAGCCTCATCCTGGACGACGAGATCACGGCGGCGATGCGCGAGG
- the lpxD gene encoding UDP-3-O-(3-hydroxymyristoyl)glucosamine N-acyltransferase, whose protein sequence is MNLQELGRLLNLPVQGEPDYEIHGVRDIERLSEEQPLEEHFVYFIESKAVLKRHPKAAVSGAVLTTPALAGEVRRALVVEGDARLAFIRLLQAFDKAPRFAPGVSPDAVVDPTASIGEGACVLAGAVVMAEARVGARCVLHPGVVLEPHAEVGEDTVLHAGASVGHHCVVGRRCVVHGGVVIGADGFGFYDEKGGRHKIPQIGNVVVGDDVEIGATSTIDRATIESTTIGDFTKLDDQVHIGHNCRLGRYIYIAGKTGLAGSVVLEDGVMISGMVSIKDHLRLAKGSIVMGMSGLAQDTEPGMAYFGIPARPAREMHKMNAALSKLPGLLSKLRHLES, encoded by the coding sequence ATGAATCTGCAGGAACTGGGTCGTCTTCTGAATCTCCCCGTCCAGGGGGAGCCCGACTACGAGATCCACGGCGTGCGCGACATCGAACGGCTCTCCGAGGAGCAGCCGCTCGAGGAGCACTTCGTCTACTTCATCGAGTCCAAGGCCGTGCTGAAGCGGCACCCGAAAGCGGCCGTGAGCGGCGCCGTCCTGACGACCCCGGCGCTCGCCGGGGAAGTCCGCCGCGCGCTCGTCGTCGAAGGCGACGCCCGGCTCGCGTTCATCCGCCTCCTGCAGGCCTTCGACAAGGCCCCGCGCTTCGCGCCCGGGGTCTCCCCCGACGCGGTGGTCGATCCCACGGCGAGCATCGGCGAGGGCGCCTGCGTCCTGGCCGGCGCGGTCGTGATGGCGGAGGCCCGCGTGGGCGCGCGCTGCGTCCTCCATCCGGGCGTCGTGCTCGAGCCCCATGCCGAGGTCGGGGAGGACACGGTCCTCCACGCCGGAGCGAGCGTCGGGCACCACTGCGTCGTCGGACGGCGCTGCGTCGTCCACGGCGGGGTCGTCATCGGCGCGGACGGGTTCGGCTTCTACGACGAGAAGGGCGGGCGGCACAAGATCCCCCAGATCGGCAACGTGGTCGTCGGCGACGACGTCGAGATCGGGGCGACGAGCACCATCGACCGCGCCACCATCGAAAGCACGACCATCGGGGACTTCACCAAGCTCGACGACCAGGTCCACATCGGGCACAACTGCCGGCTCGGACGCTACATCTACATCGCGGGCAAGACGGGCCTCGCGGGCTCGGTGGTCCTCGAGGACGGGGTCATGATCTCCGGGATGGTCAGCATCAAGGACCACCTGCGCCTGGCCAAGGGCTCCATCGTCATGGGCATGTCCGGCCTGGCCCAGGACACGGAACCCGGCATGGCCTACTTCGGCATACCGGCGCGTCCGGCGCGCGAGATGCACAAGATGAACGCCGCTCTCTCCAAGCTCCCCGGCCTGCTCTCCAAGCTCCGGCACCTGGAGTCATGA
- a CDS encoding class I SAM-dependent methyltransferase, whose protein sequence is MSEGAFPELLERALLARGALIEKLQAEGTDAYRLFHGVGEGRAGLTVDRYGSLVLVQTFREPLSPEESSAIERLLRERLPYAFAFAYNHRGKTAAQPFELWHRPAPEALAELECREAGLKFLIRARHAGLDPWLFLDLRAGRRFLRASSKGLSVLNLFAYTCSAGVSAAAGGASEVWNVDFASSNLEVGRRNAGLNGIPEDRFRLIEEDCMPVVRQIAGLGAGGRFSRTRKTPKFAACPFDLVVLDPPAWSKGRFGAVDVVGDYPSLFKPAVLAAKPGGRVLATNHVASVALDAWLDALRRCAEKAGRPLRSVRTLEPDADFPSFDGRPPLKIAVCEV, encoded by the coding sequence ATGAGCGAAGGCGCGTTCCCGGAGCTCCTCGAGCGGGCGCTGCTCGCCCGCGGGGCGCTCATCGAGAAGCTCCAGGCCGAGGGCACCGACGCCTACCGCCTCTTCCACGGCGTCGGCGAGGGCCGGGCCGGGCTGACGGTCGACCGCTACGGCTCGCTGGTCCTCGTGCAGACCTTCCGCGAACCCCTCTCCCCCGAGGAGTCGTCCGCGATCGAACGCCTCCTGCGCGAACGCCTGCCGTACGCCTTCGCCTTCGCCTATAACCACCGCGGAAAGACCGCGGCCCAGCCCTTCGAGCTCTGGCACCGCCCGGCGCCCGAGGCGCTGGCCGAACTCGAGTGCCGGGAAGCCGGCCTCAAGTTCCTCATCCGCGCGCGCCACGCGGGTCTCGACCCCTGGCTCTTCCTCGACCTGCGCGCGGGGCGCCGGTTCCTGCGCGCGTCCTCCAAGGGACTCAGCGTCCTGAACCTGTTCGCTTACACCTGCAGCGCGGGCGTGAGCGCGGCGGCCGGGGGCGCCTCCGAGGTCTGGAACGTGGATTTCGCGTCCTCGAACCTCGAGGTCGGCAGGAGGAACGCGGGGCTCAACGGGATCCCCGAGGACCGGTTCCGGCTCATCGAGGAGGACTGCATGCCGGTCGTGCGCCAAATCGCCGGCCTCGGCGCGGGCGGGCGCTTCTCCCGGACCCGGAAGACCCCGAAGTTCGCCGCCTGCCCCTTCGACCTCGTCGTGCTCGACCCGCCGGCCTGGTCCAAAGGCCGCTTCGGCGCGGTGGACGTCGTCGGGGACTATCCGTCCCTGTTCAAGCCCGCGGTGCTGGCGGCGAAGCCGGGCGGCCGCGTGCTCGCGACGAACCACGTCGCATCCGTCGCGCTCGACGCCTGGCTGGACGCGCTCCGCCGCTGCGCCGAGAAGGCGGGCCGACCGCTGCGCTCGGTCCGGACGCTCGAGCCGGACGCGGACTTCCCTTCCTTCGACGGCCGGCCGCCGCTGAAGATCGCCGTCTGCGAAGTCTAG
- a CDS encoding ABC transporter ATP-binding protein encodes MALLELKDIVKVYDGGQKVAALNGVSLSVEAGELAAVAGPSGSGKSTLLNIAGTLDAPTRGHVLFEGRELTKLGGAALADFRLSNLGFIFQAYNLIGVLSALENVEYVLLLQGVEAGERRERAREALKRVGLAREADRRPDHLSGGQQQRVAVARAVVGRPRLILADEPTANLDSKTAESLLDLMVELNEESGATFLFSSHDERVLSRAHRVVRMRDGQVV; translated from the coding sequence ATGGCGCTGCTCGAGCTCAAGGACATCGTGAAGGTCTACGACGGCGGACAGAAAGTGGCCGCCCTCAACGGCGTCTCTCTGTCGGTCGAGGCCGGGGAGCTCGCGGCCGTGGCCGGGCCCTCGGGCTCGGGAAAGTCCACCCTGCTCAACATCGCCGGGACCCTCGACGCCCCCACGCGCGGCCATGTGCTCTTCGAGGGGCGGGAGCTCACGAAGCTCGGCGGCGCGGCGCTCGCCGACTTCCGCCTGAGCAACCTCGGCTTCATCTTCCAGGCGTACAACCTCATCGGGGTGCTCAGCGCGCTCGAGAACGTCGAGTACGTGCTCCTGCTCCAGGGGGTCGAGGCGGGAGAGCGCCGCGAGCGCGCCCGCGAGGCCCTCAAGCGCGTCGGGCTCGCGCGCGAAGCCGACCGGCGCCCCGACCACCTCTCGGGCGGGCAGCAGCAGCGCGTGGCCGTGGCGCGGGCCGTCGTGGGTCGGCCGCGTCTCATCCTCGCCGACGAGCCCACGGCGAACCTCGACTCGAAGACCGCCGAGTCCCTGCTCGACCTCATGGTGGAGCTCAATGAGGAGAGCGGAGCCACCTTCCTCTTCTCGAGCCACGACGAGCGGGTCCTGAGCCGCGCCCACCGCGTCGTGCGCATGCGTGATGGGCAGGTCGTCTGA
- the zupT gene encoding zinc transporter ZupT, which yields METAHGSVLFAFALTALAGLSTGIGSAIAFFARRTNTRLLAFSLAFSAGVMVFISLFELLPESRGTLAGRFGPASGAWAAFGAFFVGIAFTALIDFLVPSFENPHEHRHIEEMEPGGGTGERRLMRMGLLSAFALTVHNIPEGLATFVAALNDPTTGLSIALAIAIHNVPEGISVSVPIFYATGDRRKAFLYSFATGLAELVGAALGYLLLAPFIGPTLFGLAFAFVAGIMVFISFDELLPAAHDTGDHHLVLFGLLAGMGVMFATLNLFPH from the coding sequence ATGGAAACCGCGCACGGCAGCGTCCTCTTCGCCTTCGCGCTCACCGCGCTGGCCGGCCTCTCGACCGGCATCGGCAGCGCGATCGCCTTCTTCGCCCGCCGAACGAACACGCGTCTGCTGGCGTTCTCGCTGGCCTTCTCCGCCGGCGTGATGGTCTTCATCTCCCTCTTCGAGCTCCTCCCGGAATCGCGCGGCACCCTCGCCGGCCGCTTCGGCCCTGCGTCCGGCGCCTGGGCGGCGTTCGGGGCCTTCTTCGTCGGCATCGCCTTCACGGCCCTCATCGACTTCCTCGTCCCCTCCTTCGAGAACCCCCACGAGCACCGACACATCGAGGAGATGGAGCCCGGAGGGGGCACGGGAGAGCGCCGGCTCATGCGCATGGGCCTGCTCTCCGCCTTCGCGCTCACCGTCCACAACATCCCCGAAGGGCTCGCGACCTTCGTCGCCGCGCTCAACGACCCGACCACGGGGCTCTCCATCGCGCTGGCCATCGCCATCCACAACGTCCCGGAGGGGATCAGCGTCTCCGTCCCCATCTTCTACGCGACCGGCGACCGCCGCAAGGCCTTCCTCTATTCCTTCGCCACCGGCCTCGCCGAGCTCGTCGGAGCGGCGCTCGGCTACCTCCTCCTCGCGCCCTTCATCGGACCGACCCTTTTCGGCCTGGCGTTCGCCTTCGTCGCCGGCATCATGGTCTTCATCTCCTTCGACGAGCTCCTCCCCGCCGCGCACGACACCGGCGACCACCACCTCGTGCTCTTCGGCCTCCTCGCGGGCATGGGAGTGATGTTCGCCACCCTGAACCTCTTCCCCCACTGA
- the gdhA gene encoding NADP-specific glutamate dehydrogenase codes for MPTKTAPSTTKHDPYIANLLAEVAKKNAGEKEFLQAVHEVVETLEPVLERHPEYRKAKILERLVEPERVLMFRVPWTDDKGEIHVNRGFRVQFNSAIGPYKGGLRFHSSVYLGILKFLGFEQIFKNALTTLPMGGGKGGSDFDARGKSDAEVMRFCQSFMTELFRHIGADTDVPAGDLGVGGREIGYMFGQYKRLKNCFEGVLTGKGIGWGGSLIRTEATGYGAVYFAQEMLATRGESFKGKTCVISGAGNVGVHAIEKINHLGGKVVAMTDYDGTVHDKDGIDAEKVAFTKELVFKRRGSLREYVKKFPKAEFLEGKKPWGIKCDCALPTACENELSGEHAKALLSNGCFLVAEGANMPSTPEAVEAFLAKKILFAPGKAANAGGVATSGLEMSQNSQRLSWTSEEVDKYLHRIMVSIHKSCMDTAHEYGVSGNYVMGANIAGFRKVADAMLAQGLV; via the coding sequence ATGCCCACCAAGACTGCCCCGTCGACCACGAAGCACGACCCCTACATCGCCAACCTTCTGGCCGAGGTCGCCAAGAAGAACGCCGGAGAGAAGGAATTCCTCCAAGCCGTCCACGAAGTCGTGGAGACCCTCGAGCCCGTGCTCGAGCGCCATCCGGAGTACCGCAAGGCCAAGATCCTCGAGCGCCTCGTCGAGCCCGAGAGGGTCCTGATGTTCCGCGTGCCGTGGACCGACGACAAGGGCGAGATCCACGTCAACCGCGGCTTCCGCGTCCAGTTCAACAGCGCCATCGGGCCGTACAAGGGCGGGCTGCGCTTCCACTCCAGCGTGTACCTGGGCATCCTCAAGTTCCTGGGCTTCGAGCAGATCTTCAAGAACGCCCTCACGACGCTGCCCATGGGCGGCGGCAAGGGCGGCTCGGACTTCGACGCGCGCGGCAAGTCGGACGCCGAAGTCATGCGCTTCTGCCAGTCCTTCATGACCGAGCTCTTCCGCCACATCGGCGCCGACACCGACGTCCCGGCCGGCGACCTCGGAGTGGGCGGCCGCGAGATCGGCTACATGTTCGGCCAGTACAAGCGCCTGAAGAACTGCTTCGAGGGCGTGCTGACCGGCAAGGGCATCGGCTGGGGCGGCAGCCTCATCCGCACCGAGGCCACCGGCTACGGCGCCGTCTACTTCGCCCAGGAGATGCTCGCCACCCGCGGAGAGAGCTTCAAGGGCAAGACCTGCGTCATCTCGGGCGCCGGCAACGTGGGCGTCCACGCCATCGAGAAGATCAACCACCTCGGCGGCAAGGTCGTCGCGATGACCGACTACGACGGCACCGTGCACGACAAGGACGGCATCGACGCCGAGAAGGTCGCCTTCACGAAGGAGCTCGTCTTCAAGCGCCGCGGCAGCCTCCGCGAGTACGTGAAGAAGTTCCCGAAGGCGGAGTTCCTCGAGGGCAAGAAGCCCTGGGGCATCAAGTGCGACTGCGCGCTCCCGACCGCCTGCGAGAACGAGCTGAGCGGCGAGCACGCGAAGGCCCTGCTCTCCAACGGCTGCTTCCTCGTCGCCGAGGGCGCGAACATGCCCTCCACCCCGGAGGCCGTCGAGGCCTTCCTCGCGAAGAAGATCCTCTTCGCGCCGGGCAAGGCCGCCAACGCCGGCGGCGTGGCCACCTCGGGCCTGGAGATGTCCCAGAACAGCCAGCGGCTGAGCTGGACCAGCGAAGAGGTCGACAAGTACCTCCACCGGATCATGGTGAGCATCCACAAGTCCTGCATGGACACGGCCCACGAGTACGGCGTGTCCGGCAACTACGTGATGGGCGCGAACATCGCCGGCTTCCGCAAGGTCGCCGACGCCATGCTCGCCCAGGGCCTCGTCTAA
- a CDS encoding PEP/pyruvate-binding domain-containing protein, whose amino-acid sequence MAPMDAAQTIFGEYDVQFGGFDKLMPNRVREVLLVAAPYDSFLLADDDRLTELVFSEYLDLNLRYAPRVTRVSNAAQALAKLKGGESFDLVITMAQVGEIELAAFAREVKALFPRMPLVLLAFNTLDFTQLPDEDKAAFDRIFLWLGDPRIFMSIVKLVEDRLNIDHDIRLSGVQAVLVVEDSIRFYSSYLPIAYAEMMKQTQLLMAEGINLSHKMLRMRARPKVLLASSFEEAWELYARYRSNLLGVITDVEFPRGGKADPQAGLRLTEKIKTDDPDMPVLVQSSDAKFAPLAEAVGASFLDKGSPTLLKQLQSFMLTYFGFGDFVFRLADGAEAGRASDLHSMIELLQSVPPESVEYHASRNHFSKWLMARTEFEIAARLRPRKISEFKDLETLRKHLVETLHQFVHKTQLGTVLQFDGRYFDRDSPFVKLGSGSIGGKARGLAFMNFALSRREVAERFDGVRITVPNTAVIGTDVFDFFLEQNELHGVVRAEGDHAALCAAFLKARLPAYIMRDLETLVQRVQDPLAVRSSSMLEDARSQPFAGVYKTYMLPNNHPDPATRLRQLERAVKLVYASTFSPDARSYLRYTARLPDEEKMAVIVQRLVGRSRGNGARFYPDVSGVVQSYNYYPVPPMRPEEAVSYVALGLGKTIMDGYRSLRFSPAHPQNLHQFATVKDFLANSQREFLAVDTAGSVDDFDFDSEPNIARLGLDEAEVDGTLAAVGSTYSPENDAVYDGIGRAGTRLVTFAPILKNDLFPLAEILRFLCAMGTDAMGSHVEMEFALSVDPAAERPVEFNVLQMRPMISRQLNQKVNLYGVDPARVVCGSPKALGNGVLPEIHDVVYVKPDAFDPARTLEIAAQIGEINDALRHEGRMCLLLGPGRWGSGDRWLGIPVKWNQISSARAIVETNLERFVVDPSYGTHFFHNVTSLGIGYFTVNPQKGEGSIDWAWFDAQPALRETPLLRHLRLEKPLEVRIDGSSGQGVILKS is encoded by the coding sequence ATGGCTCCTATGGACGCCGCGCAGACCATCTTCGGCGAGTACGACGTCCAGTTCGGCGGGTTCGACAAGCTCATGCCGAACCGGGTGCGCGAGGTGCTCCTCGTCGCGGCCCCCTACGACTCCTTCCTGCTGGCCGACGACGACCGCCTCACCGAGCTCGTCTTCAGCGAGTACCTCGACCTGAACCTGCGCTACGCCCCGCGCGTGACGCGCGTCTCGAACGCGGCCCAGGCCCTCGCGAAACTCAAGGGAGGAGAGTCCTTCGACCTCGTCATCACCATGGCGCAGGTCGGCGAGATCGAGCTCGCGGCCTTCGCGCGCGAGGTGAAGGCCCTCTTCCCCCGGATGCCGCTGGTCCTCCTCGCCTTCAACACCCTCGACTTCACCCAGCTGCCCGACGAGGACAAGGCCGCCTTCGACCGCATCTTCCTGTGGCTGGGCGACCCGCGCATCTTCATGTCCATCGTGAAGCTCGTCGAGGACCGCCTCAACATCGACCACGACATCCGCCTCTCCGGCGTCCAGGCCGTGCTCGTCGTCGAGGACTCCATCCGCTTCTACTCCTCCTACCTCCCCATCGCCTACGCGGAGATGATGAAGCAGACGCAGCTGCTCATGGCGGAGGGGATCAACCTCTCCCACAAGATGCTCCGCATGCGGGCGCGCCCGAAGGTCCTGCTCGCCTCTTCCTTCGAGGAGGCCTGGGAGCTCTACGCGCGCTACCGCTCGAACCTGCTGGGGGTCATCACCGACGTCGAGTTCCCCCGCGGAGGGAAGGCCGACCCTCAGGCGGGCCTGCGCCTGACCGAGAAGATCAAGACCGACGACCCCGACATGCCGGTCCTCGTCCAGTCCTCGGACGCGAAGTTCGCCCCCCTCGCCGAGGCCGTCGGCGCCTCGTTCCTCGACAAGGGCTCGCCGACCCTGCTCAAGCAGCTGCAGAGCTTCATGCTCACCTATTTCGGCTTCGGGGACTTCGTCTTCCGCCTCGCCGACGGCGCCGAGGCCGGCCGCGCCTCCGACCTGCACTCGATGATCGAGCTACTGCAGAGCGTCCCCCCGGAGAGCGTCGAGTACCACGCCAGCCGCAACCACTTCTCGAAATGGCTGATGGCGCGCACCGAGTTCGAGATCGCCGCGCGCCTGCGCCCGCGAAAGATCTCCGAGTTCAAGGACCTCGAGACCCTGCGCAAGCACCTCGTCGAGACCCTCCACCAGTTCGTGCACAAGACCCAGCTCGGCACGGTCCTGCAGTTCGACGGCCGCTACTTCGACCGCGACAGCCCTTTCGTGAAGCTCGGCAGCGGCTCCATCGGCGGGAAGGCCCGCGGGCTCGCGTTCATGAACTTCGCGCTCAGCCGCCGCGAGGTCGCCGAGCGCTTCGACGGCGTGCGCATCACCGTCCCCAACACGGCGGTCATCGGCACCGACGTCTTCGACTTCTTCCTCGAGCAGAACGAACTGCACGGGGTCGTCCGGGCCGAGGGCGACCACGCGGCGCTCTGCGCGGCGTTCCTGAAGGCGCGCCTGCCCGCCTACATCATGCGCGACCTCGAGACCCTCGTGCAGCGGGTCCAGGACCCGCTCGCGGTGCGCTCCTCCTCCATGCTCGAGGACGCCCGCAGCCAGCCCTTCGCCGGCGTCTACAAGACGTACATGCTCCCCAACAACCACCCCGACCCGGCGACCCGCCTGCGCCAGCTCGAGCGCGCGGTCAAGCTCGTCTACGCCTCGACCTTCTCCCCGGACGCGCGCTCCTACCTGCGCTACACCGCGCGCCTGCCCGACGAGGAGAAGATGGCCGTCATCGTGCAGCGCCTGGTGGGACGCTCGCGCGGGAACGGGGCGCGCTTCTACCCGGACGTCTCCGGGGTCGTGCAGAGCTACAACTACTACCCGGTCCCGCCCATGCGCCCCGAGGAGGCCGTCTCCTACGTGGCGCTGGGGCTGGGGAAGACCATCATGGACGGCTACCGCTCGCTGCGCTTCTCGCCGGCGCATCCCCAGAACCTGCACCAGTTCGCGACGGTCAAGGACTTCCTGGCGAACTCGCAGCGGGAGTTCCTCGCCGTCGACACGGCCGGCTCCGTCGACGACTTCGACTTCGACTCCGAGCCCAACATCGCGCGCCTGGGCCTCGACGAGGCCGAGGTCGACGGCACCCTCGCCGCCGTGGGCTCGACCTACTCCCCGGAGAACGACGCGGTCTACGACGGGATCGGCCGCGCGGGGACGCGTCTGGTGACCTTCGCGCCCATCCTCAAGAACGACCTCTTCCCCCTCGCGGAGATCCTGCGCTTCCTCTGCGCGATGGGGACCGACGCGATGGGCTCGCACGTGGAGATGGAGTTCGCGCTCTCCGTCGACCCCGCGGCGGAGCGCCCGGTCGAGTTCAACGTGCTCCAGATGCGCCCGATGATCTCGCGCCAGCTCAACCAGAAGGTCAACCTCTACGGCGTCGACCCCGCGCGCGTCGTCTGCGGCAGCCCCAAGGCCCTCGGCAACGGCGTGCTCCCCGAGATCCACGACGTCGTCTACGTCAAACCCGACGCCTTCGACCCGGCGCGCACCCTCGAGATCGCCGCGCAGATCGGGGAGATCAACGACGCCCTGCGCCATGAAGGGCGCATGTGCCTGCTCCTGGGTCCCGGCCGCTGGGGCTCGGGGGACCGGTGGCTGGGCATCCCGGTCAAGTGGAACCAGATCTCCTCGGCGCGCGCCATCGTCGAGACCAACCTCGAGCGCTTCGTCGTGGACCCCTCCTACGGGACCCACTTCTTCCACAACGTCACCTCGCTCGGGATCGGCTACTTCACGGTGAACCCGCAGAAGGGAGAGGGGAGCATCGACTGGGCCTGGTTCGACGCCCAGCCGGCCCTGCGGGAGACCCCGCTGCTGCGCCACCTCCGCCTGGAGAAGCCCCTCGAGGTGCGCATCGACGGCTCGAGCGGACAGGGCGTCATCCTCAAGTCCTGA